The stretch of DNA TTACAGCCTCCTTGCCGCTCTTCTTCTGTTTAAGTACAGTAAGTGCCCTTGCGATATCCTGCTTTATAGTCTTAATCTGCGAAGTTTTCTCTATCTGCTTTGTAGACAGTTTAATTTTAAGTTTAAACAGCTGCTCTTTAAACTCTGTCAGCTTTCTTTCAATTTCATCGGACGTCATGTCCCTGAATTCCTGCGGCTTCATGTCTTCCTCCGTTTTTATTACAGCTCGTGCCTTGCTGCGAATTTTGTGAATATAGGAAGCTTTGCTCCCGCTTTCTTAAAAGCATACCTTGCCACTTCTTCAGTCACGCCGTCAAGTTCAAAAAGCACTCTTCCGGGTTTAACAACCACAACCCACGCCTCCGGTGCGCCCTTTCCCTTACCCATCCTTGTTTCCGCCGGTTTCTTTGTTATCGGCTTATCAGGAAATATCCTTACCCAAAGTTTTCCGCCTTTTTTAAGCTGCCTGTTAATTGCAACACGCGCGGATTCTATCTGCCTTGCGGTAACCCATGCGGGTTCCAGCGCTTTTAATCCATATTCGCCAAAACTTACTTTGTTTCCGCTTGTGGCGACTCCTGACATTCTTCCTCTCATCTGTTTCCTGTATTTAACCCTTGATGGCATCAGCATGTACAAATTCCTCCGAATTAATTATTCTTTGTTTTCACCGGGAAGTATTTCGCCCTTGAATATCCAAACCTTAACACCTATCGTTCCGTAGGTCGTCTTTGCTATGGCATAACCATAATCAATGTCAGCCCTTAAAGTCTGAAGCGGAACGCGGCCTTCTGTATACCATTCAGTCCTTGCTATTTCCGCGCCTCCAAGCCTTCCGGAAGTGCATATCTTAATTCCCTGCGCGCCCGCGTCGGACGCCATTGTTGTCTGCATGGCTTTTTTCATTGCCCTTCTGAAAGCAACTCGTTTTTCCAGCTGCTGAGCAACATTTTCAGAGACCAACTGAGCGTCAAGTTCCGGCCTTTTTACTTCAACCGGATCAATCAGCATCTGCTTTCCTGTAAGTTTTTCAAGTTCCTTTTTTAACACTTCAACTTCAGTGCCTTTTCTTCCGATTATCATTCCCGGTTTTGCCGTGTATATTTTTACAATAGCCTTCTGCCCGGCCCTTTCTATTTCTATTTTGGATATACCGGCGCTGTAAAGTTTATTCTTTATATACTTTCTTATTTTAAAATCTTCAAGGAGCAATTCTTTGAAATTCTTTTTGGAGAGCCACTTTGACTTCCAAGTCCTTATTATTCCAATTCTGATGCCTTCCGGATTTATCTTATGACCCATATGGAATTATCTCTCCTTCTTTATTTTTTTATCTGTTACCACTATTGTAAGGTGAGCCGCTTTTTTATGAATACCCGCAGCCCTTCCCATTGCTCTTGCGTGAAATCTTTTTGCCCATTTAATGATAGGCCCGTCATTTACAACAGATTCCATTACATAAAGTTTTTCCGCGTCCGCGCCGTGGTTCTTAGTGGCATTAGCAATCGCCGATTTTAAAACCTTAAGCACATGAGGCGCACCCGCTTTGTTCATAAACTGCAGCGTTGTCAAAGCATCGCTTACGCTTTTTTTCTTTATCTGTTTCGCCACAAGCCTTAACTTAATCGGCGATATTCTTAAATACCTTCCTATTGCTTTAGCTTCCATTTTATGTTGGCTCCTTTACCTGTTATTTCTTGGCTGCTGATTCTTTTTTCATATCGCCGTGGCCTTTAAATGTCCTTGTCGGCGAAAACTCTCCAAGCCTGTGTCCTACCATATTTTCAGTTACATATACAGGTACAAATTTCTTCCCGTTATGTACCGCAAACGTAACGCCTATCATTTCGGGTGAAATCACGCTTCTTCTTGCCCATGTCTTAATAACTTTCTTATCTTTGGCCTCATTGGCCGCTAATACCTTATCAAGTAACTTTTCGTCAATGTAAGGGCCTTTCTTGAGGGACCTGCTCATTTATATTGTTCCTCCTGTTTTTGCTTTGCGCCTTCTGATAATCCATTTATTTGAATACTTCTTTTTATTTCTTGTCTTATAACCTTTAGCCAGTACGCCGGTAGGCGAGCATGGATGTGCTCCGGATTTGGATTTCCCTTCTCCGCCGCCCATAGGATGATCAACCGGGTTCATTGCAATAGCCCTGTTTCTGGGTTTAATACCTCTCCACCTGTTTCTTCCCGCTTTACCAATTATTATGTTTTCATGGTCAGTATTTCCAACCTGTCCTACTGTTGCCCTGCACCTTTTCATTACCTGGCGAAGTTCTCCTGAAGGCATTTTCAAAACAACAAAATCCCCTTCTTTACCCATTATCTGCGCGAATGAACCCGCGCCCCTGGCTATCTGTCCGCCCTTGCCGGGTGTAATTTCAATATTATGAATTATAGTACCAACCGGCATTAATGTCAGAGGAAGGC from Candidatus Goldiibacteriota bacterium encodes:
- the rpsS gene encoding 30S ribosomal protein S19, yielding MSRSLKKGPYIDEKLLDKVLAANEAKDKKVIKTWARRSVISPEMIGVTFAVHNGKKFVPVYVTENMVGHRLGEFSPTRTFKGHGDMKKESAAKK
- the rplP gene encoding 50S ribosomal protein L16 translates to MLMPSRVKYRKQMRGRMSGVATSGNKVSFGEYGLKALEPAWVTARQIESARVAINRQLKKGGKLWVRIFPDKPITKKPAETRMGKGKGAPEAWVVVVKPGRVLFELDGVTEEVARYAFKKAGAKLPIFTKFAARHEL
- the rpmC gene encoding 50S ribosomal protein L29; the encoded protein is MKPQEFRDMTSDEIERKLTEFKEQLFKLKIKLSTKQIEKTSQIKTIKQDIARALTVLKQKKSGKEAVNVGKK
- the rplB gene encoding 50S ribosomal protein L2, with amino-acid sequence MGIKSFRPLTPSRRMMTVDTKEDVTKDSPEKALTFKLKNKTGRNSSGRITSRFRGGGHRKLYRIIDFKRDKFEVPAVVASIEYDPYRTCRIALLNYKDGEKRYIVAPVNLTVGDNVISSDNAEIKTGNCLPLTLMPVGTIIHNIEITPGKGGQIARGAGSFAQIMGKEGDFVVLKMPSGELRQVMKRCRATVGQVGNTDHENIIIGKAGRNRWRGIKPRNRAIAMNPVDHPMGGGEGKSKSGAHPCSPTGVLAKGYKTRNKKKYSNKWIIRRRKAKTGGTI
- the rplV gene encoding 50S ribosomal protein L22: MEAKAIGRYLRISPIKLRLVAKQIKKKSVSDALTTLQFMNKAGAPHVLKVLKSAIANATKNHGADAEKLYVMESVVNDGPIIKWAKRFHARAMGRAAGIHKKAAHLTIVVTDKKIKKER
- the rpsC gene encoding 30S ribosomal protein S3, which encodes MGHKINPEGIRIGIIRTWKSKWLSKKNFKELLLEDFKIRKYIKNKLYSAGISKIEIERAGQKAIVKIYTAKPGMIIGRKGTEVEVLKKELEKLTGKQMLIDPVEVKRPELDAQLVSENVAQQLEKRVAFRRAMKKAMQTTMASDAGAQGIKICTSGRLGGAEIARTEWYTEGRVPLQTLRADIDYGYAIAKTTYGTIGVKVWIFKGEILPGENKE